Proteins encoded within one genomic window of Bradyrhizobium sp. AZCC 1719:
- a CDS encoding IS630 family transposase, with protein MAVQRLVPLILSDDERAELKSLTMRRKTAQALALRARIVLTCAEGGQNKEVATKLGLDRATVGKWRRRFVEQRVAGLYDEPRSGAPRTIDDARIEAVIVRTLESCPENATHWSSRGMAKASGLSVSTVQRIWRAFGLQPHRLETFKLSTDPNFVAKVRDVVGLYVSPPEHAIVLCVDEKSQIQALDRSQPMLPMRPGQPARRSHDYRRHGTTSLFAALDIATGRVIGKCYGRHRAAEFRKFLDEIEAAVPRELDVHLVMDNYATHKTPLIRRWLAKRPRWHVHLTPTSSSWLNQVERFFALLTDQKIRRGVYRSVAALRADITSFIDRHNADPKPFRWTKSADDILASIERFCRYNVSANHAQMLRTSGSGH; from the coding sequence ATGGCGGTCCAGCGACTTGTCCCCCTGATATTGAGCGATGATGAGCGTGCCGAACTGAAGTCGCTGACCATGCGGCGGAAGACGGCGCAGGCGCTGGCTCTGAGAGCCCGGATCGTGCTGACCTGTGCGGAAGGCGGCCAGAACAAGGAAGTGGCAACCAAGCTGGGCCTGGACCGGGCGACGGTAGGAAAGTGGCGGCGGCGTTTTGTGGAGCAGCGTGTGGCCGGGTTGTATGACGAACCACGCTCCGGAGCGCCACGCACGATTGACGATGCCCGCATCGAAGCTGTGATCGTGCGGACGCTGGAGAGCTGCCCCGAGAACGCCACCCATTGGAGTTCTCGCGGCATGGCGAAGGCCAGCGGCCTGTCGGTGTCGACGGTGCAACGCATCTGGCGGGCCTTCGGGCTCCAGCCGCACCGGCTGGAGACGTTCAAGCTCTCGACCGATCCGAACTTCGTGGCCAAGGTGCGCGACGTCGTGGGCCTTTACGTCTCGCCGCCGGAGCACGCCATCGTCCTGTGTGTGGATGAGAAGTCTCAAATCCAGGCGCTGGACCGCAGTCAGCCGATGCTGCCGATGCGTCCCGGCCAGCCGGCCCGAAGGAGCCACGACTACAGAAGGCACGGCACCACATCGCTGTTCGCCGCCCTCGACATTGCGACCGGACGGGTCATCGGCAAGTGTTACGGACGGCACCGTGCCGCCGAGTTCCGCAAGTTCCTCGATGAGATCGAGGCCGCCGTGCCGCGCGAACTCGACGTCCATCTCGTCATGGATAACTACGCTACGCACAAGACTCCGCTGATCCGGCGATGGCTGGCCAAAAGGCCGCGTTGGCACGTGCACCTGACCCCGACCAGTTCGTCATGGCTCAATCAGGTCGAGCGCTTCTTCGCGCTCCTCACGGATCAGAAGATTAGGCGCGGCGTCTACCGCAGTGTCGCCGCCCTCAGGGCTGACATCACTTCGTTCATCGACCGACACAATGCCGATCCCAAGCCGTTCCGATGGACCAAATCAGCCGATGACATCCTTGCTTCCATCGAGCGCTTCTGCCGATACAATGTCTCGGCCAACCACGCCCAGATGTTGCGAACTTCTGGTTCAGGACACTAG
- a CDS encoding K(+)-transporting ATPase subunit C, with translation MLREIRPAILILLLLTAITGLAYPLAMTAIAGAIFPKQAQGSLIEKDGKVIGSALIGQEFKEDKYFHGRPSATVAPDLADPTKTVPAPYNAASSGGSNLGPTSKALADRIKEDVEKLRTENPSAPVPVDLVTTSGSGLDPDISPEGALFQVPRIAKARNLPEARVRQLVMEHVQGRMAGLLGEPRVNVLALNLALDQVTK, from the coding sequence ATGCTTCGCGAAATCCGTCCCGCGATCCTCATCCTGCTGCTGCTCACCGCGATTACCGGTCTTGCCTATCCACTCGCCATGACCGCCATCGCCGGCGCGATCTTTCCGAAACAAGCGCAAGGCAGCCTGATTGAAAAGGATGGTAAGGTGATCGGCTCCGCGCTGATCGGACAGGAGTTCAAGGAAGACAAATATTTCCACGGCCGCCCGTCCGCGACTGTTGCGCCGGACCTGGCCGATCCGACCAAGACGGTCCCTGCGCCTTATAACGCTGCCAGTTCCGGCGGCTCCAATTTGGGTCCAACCAGCAAGGCGCTGGCCGACCGGATCAAGGAAGACGTCGAAAAGCTTAGGACGGAAAATCCTTCCGCGCCCGTGCCGGTCGATCTCGTCACCACCTCCGGCAGCGGGCTCGATCCGGATATCTCGCCTGAGGGCGCGCTATTCCAGGTCCCGCGGATCGCAAAAGCCCGCAACCTGCCGGAGGCGCGCGTCCGTCAACTGGTCATGGAGCACGTGCAGGGCCGCATGGCAGGATTGCTAGGCGAGCCTCGTGTTAACGTATTGGCTCTGAATCTGGCGCTGGACCAGGTCACCAAATGA
- a CDS encoding AMP-binding protein, translating into MALTKSHVAGPTTPAVREMTFGDLLRKAAEAAPDRLALIAGVPDPAQRRQWTYTQFYREAQRTARALLSRFKPGERIAVWAQNIPEWMMLEFGAGMAGMILVTVNPAFRAREVEYVLKQSRSAGVFVVNGFRGNPMLETVQAVAPNCPELREIICFDDWNAFIAAGDDEGINLPAVSPDDPVMIQYTSGTTGFPKGALLRHRGLLNNGADTADRMGVDDGDVFVTTMPLFHTGGCVCCVIGAVSKAATQVLVEAFEPGLVLEMLGTYRGNAMLGVPTMLVAMLEHPTFAATDLSSVKAICSGGSTVPASLVRLLEEKLGAPFTIVFGQTECSPVAAQTRTHDSVEDKANTIGLPLPNMETKIIDPNTGETVPIGTIGEFCTRGYHVMIGYFEMPDATAAAIDADGWLHTGDLCAMDARGYCTVEGRLKDMIIRGGENIYPRELEELLFKHPKVGEVAVIGLPHEKWGEEVAAFIRPAPGAAIDKEELITYMRASLAPHKTPKHWYVVDAFPLTGSGKIQKFKLRDACTKGEMTAI; encoded by the coding sequence ATGGCATTGACGAAGTCGCACGTCGCTGGACCGACCACGCCTGCGGTACGGGAGATGACATTCGGCGATCTCTTGCGCAAGGCGGCTGAGGCCGCGCCCGATCGCCTCGCCCTGATCGCGGGCGTGCCTGACCCGGCGCAGCGGCGGCAATGGACCTACACACAGTTCTATCGCGAAGCCCAGCGCACCGCCCGCGCGCTGCTGTCGCGCTTCAAGCCCGGCGAGCGCATTGCCGTCTGGGCGCAGAACATCCCGGAATGGATGATGCTCGAATTTGGAGCCGGCATGGCGGGCATGATCCTCGTCACCGTCAACCCGGCCTTTCGCGCCCGAGAAGTGGAATATGTGCTGAAGCAGTCGCGCTCGGCGGGCGTCTTCGTCGTCAACGGTTTTCGCGGCAATCCGATGCTGGAGACCGTGCAGGCGGTGGCGCCGAACTGCCCCGAGCTGCGCGAGATCATCTGCTTCGACGACTGGAATGCCTTCATCGCGGCTGGCGACGACGAGGGCATCAACCTGCCGGCCGTCAGCCCCGACGATCCCGTCATGATCCAGTATACGTCGGGCACGACCGGCTTTCCGAAAGGCGCCCTGCTCCGCCATCGCGGGCTGCTGAACAACGGTGCCGATACCGCCGACCGGATGGGCGTCGACGACGGCGACGTCTTCGTCACCACGATGCCCTTGTTTCATACCGGCGGGTGCGTCTGCTGCGTGATCGGCGCGGTATCGAAAGCCGCAACCCAGGTGCTGGTCGAGGCCTTCGAGCCCGGCCTCGTGCTGGAGATGCTCGGGACCTATCGCGGCAACGCCATGCTCGGCGTGCCCACCATGCTGGTTGCGATGCTGGAGCACCCGACATTCGCGGCGACCGATCTGTCCTCCGTCAAGGCGATCTGCTCCGGCGGCTCGACAGTGCCGGCCTCGCTGGTGCGGCTCCTGGAGGAAAAGCTCGGCGCACCCTTTACGATTGTTTTCGGCCAGACCGAGTGCTCTCCCGTCGCAGCGCAGACCCGCACCCATGACAGCGTCGAGGACAAGGCCAACACGATCGGCCTGCCGCTGCCCAATATGGAAACCAAGATCATCGACCCCAACACCGGCGAGACCGTTCCGATCGGCACGATCGGCGAGTTCTGCACCCGCGGCTATCACGTCATGATCGGCTACTTCGAAATGCCTGATGCGACTGCGGCTGCGATCGACGCCGACGGCTGGCTGCACACCGGCGATCTCTGCGCGATGGACGCGCGCGGCTACTGCACCGTGGAAGGCCGGCTGAAGGACATGATCATCCGTGGCGGCGAAAACATCTATCCGCGCGAGCTGGAAGAGTTGCTGTTCAAGCACCCCAAGGTCGGCGAAGTCGCCGTCATCGGCCTTCCCCACGAGAAATGGGGCGAAGAGGTCGCAGCCTTCATCCGCCCGGCGCCCGGCGCCGCGATCGACAAGGAAGAGCTGATCACCTACATGCGCGCCTCGCTCGCCCCGCACAAGACGCCAAAGCACTGGTACGTCGTGGATGCATTCCCGCTGACCGGATCGGGCAAGATCCAGAAATTCAAGCTGCGGGACGCCTGCACCAAGGGCGAGATGACGGCGATCTAG
- a CDS encoding sensor histidine kinase KdpD, producing MVQARRDPDQRPSPEALLEAARREESRAGKLKIFVGAAPGVGKTYEMLQSAHAKKKAGADVVIGIVETHGRAETEVLLNGLEVLPRRRLVYKEQTLEEMDLDALIARRPQIALVDELAHTNVPGSRHPKRYLDVEELLSHGIDVYTAVNIQHIESLNDVVAQITHVRVRETVPDSVFDRADAIELIDLTPDDLIQRLKEGKVYVPKQAERALEHYFSPGNLTALRELALRRTAERVDEQLLTHMQANAIAGPWAAGERILVCVSEDPRAAGLVRYTKRLADRLHAQWTAVSIETRRSLQLTDEQRDRLADTMRLAEALGGEALTIPGVGRRIADDVIHFAHANNVTQIIIGKSTRSWWFELTRGSVVHDLVRRAGHISVHVIPGDEQGVAKAAVQTAARQEPFNLRPYMMALLFVAIGLGAAELIQPMFAGIENVDLVFLTAVVGVAVRYGLWPSLLASVAASLCYNFFFMPPFYTFTIADPTNVAAFFFFMLIALLVSNVAARVRSQADTAIGRVRTTESLYAFSRKLAGTATLDDVLWATAYQTALMLKVRVVLLLPEDGVLTVKSGYPPEDQLDEADLAAAKWAWDNDRAAGRGSDTLPGAKRLFLPMRTGRGAIGVIGIDDDRTGPLLTPDQRRLLDALVDQGALAIERVLLVEDMDRVKRTVESDRLRGALLTSISHDLKTPLASVLGAASTLRDLGSSLNDAQKNELLATMIDESERLNRFIANLLDMTKLESGAIVPNTARHDVSEIVGSTLRRASKILLHHKVSLELSPNLPMLELDAVLFEQVLFNLLDNAAKYAPAGTTISIRGMRDQASVLLQILDEGSGIPPAEVESVFDKFYRAQKGDHVRAGTGLGLAISRGFVEAMHGTISAANRADRSGAIITIRLPVPDSDSALDTAA from the coding sequence ATGGTCCAAGCCCGCCGCGATCCCGACCAACGTCCTTCGCCGGAAGCCCTGCTGGAAGCAGCGCGGCGCGAGGAGAGCCGCGCCGGCAAGCTCAAGATTTTCGTCGGCGCCGCGCCCGGCGTCGGCAAGACCTATGAGATGTTGCAGAGCGCCCACGCCAAGAAGAAGGCGGGCGCCGATGTCGTGATCGGCATCGTCGAAACCCACGGCCGGGCTGAAACCGAAGTGCTTCTGAACGGCCTCGAGGTGCTGCCGCGCCGACGGCTTGTCTACAAGGAGCAGACGCTCGAGGAGATGGATCTGGATGCGCTGATCGCGCGGCGGCCGCAGATCGCGCTTGTGGATGAGCTCGCTCACACCAATGTGCCCGGCAGCCGTCATCCCAAGCGCTATCTCGACGTCGAGGAATTGCTGTCCCACGGCATCGACGTCTATACGGCAGTCAATATCCAGCACATCGAGAGCCTCAACGACGTGGTCGCGCAGATCACGCATGTGCGGGTCCGCGAGACGGTGCCGGATTCCGTGTTCGACCGCGCCGACGCCATTGAGCTGATCGACCTCACGCCCGACGATCTGATCCAGCGGCTGAAGGAGGGCAAGGTCTACGTTCCCAAACAGGCCGAGCGCGCGCTGGAGCATTATTTCTCGCCGGGCAACCTGACCGCGCTGCGCGAGCTGGCGCTGCGGCGCACCGCCGAGCGCGTCGACGAGCAGTTGCTCACCCATATGCAGGCCAATGCCATAGCAGGTCCCTGGGCGGCGGGCGAGCGCATCCTGGTTTGCGTCAGCGAGGATCCGCGTGCGGCCGGGCTGGTGCGCTATACCAAGCGGCTGGCGGACCGGCTGCACGCGCAATGGACCGCTGTCAGCATCGAGACTCGGCGCAGCCTGCAACTCACCGACGAGCAGCGCGACCGGCTGGCCGATACCATGCGGCTGGCGGAAGCGCTCGGGGGCGAGGCGCTGACCATTCCCGGCGTCGGCCGCCGCATCGCCGACGACGTCATCCATTTCGCGCACGCCAATAATGTCACGCAGATCATCATCGGCAAGTCGACCCGCTCCTGGTGGTTCGAGCTGACGCGCGGTTCTGTCGTGCACGATCTGGTGCGCCGCGCCGGCCATATCAGCGTCCACGTCATCCCCGGCGACGAACAGGGGGTGGCGAAAGCGGCGGTGCAGACCGCGGCGCGGCAGGAGCCGTTCAACCTGCGGCCCTACATGATGGCGCTGCTGTTCGTCGCGATCGGTCTCGGCGCTGCCGAACTGATCCAACCGATGTTCGCTGGCATCGAGAACGTCGATCTCGTCTTTCTCACCGCGGTGGTCGGCGTCGCCGTTCGCTACGGGCTATGGCCATCGCTGCTGGCGAGCGTCGCGGCGTCGCTATGTTACAATTTCTTCTTCATGCCGCCGTTCTATACCTTCACCATCGCCGATCCGACCAACGTCGCCGCCTTCTTCTTCTTCATGCTGATTGCGCTGTTGGTCTCCAATGTCGCGGCACGGGTGCGCTCTCAGGCCGACACCGCGATCGGCCGGGTGCGCACCACCGAATCGCTCTATGCCTTCAGCCGCAAGCTCGCGGGCACCGCGACGCTGGACGACGTGCTGTGGGCGACGGCCTATCAGACCGCGCTGATGCTGAAGGTGAGGGTGGTGCTGCTGTTGCCGGAGGACGGCGTGCTCACCGTGAAGTCGGGCTATCCGCCCGAGGATCAACTGGACGAGGCCGACCTTGCCGCCGCCAAATGGGCCTGGGATAACGACCGTGCGGCCGGGCGCGGCTCGGATACGCTGCCGGGCGCCAAACGGCTGTTCCTGCCGATGCGAACCGGGCGCGGCGCGATCGGCGTCATCGGTATCGACGACGATCGCACGGGTCCGTTGCTGACGCCGGATCAGCGCCGCCTGCTGGATGCGCTGGTCGATCAGGGCGCGCTGGCGATCGAGCGCGTGCTGTTGGTGGAGGACATGGACCGGGTCAAGCGCACGGTGGAATCCGACCGGCTGCGCGGCGCGCTCTTGACCTCGATCTCTCATGATCTGAAGACGCCGTTGGCCTCGGTGCTCGGCGCCGCTTCCACCTTGCGCGATCTCGGCTCCAGCCTCAACGACGCGCAGAAGAACGAACTTCTCGCCACCATGATCGACGAATCCGAGCGCCTCAATCGCTTCATCGCCAATCTGCTCGACATGACCAAGCTGGAGTCCGGGGCGATCGTGCCGAATACCGCGCGGCATGACGTCTCCGAGATCGTCGGCAGCACGCTGCGCCGCGCGAGCAAGATACTCTTGCATCACAAGGTGTCACTGGAGCTCAGCCCCAATCTGCCGATGCTGGAGCTGGATGCGGTTCTGTTCGAACAGGTATTGTTCAATTTGCTCGACAACGCGGCCAAATATGCGCCGGCCGGCACCACGATTTCGATCCGGGGAATGCGCGATCAGGCAAGTGTGTTGCTGCAGATCCTCGACGAAGGCAGCGGTATTCCGCCTGCGGAGGTGGAAAGCGTGTTCGACAAATTCTATCGCGCTCAAAAGGGCGACCACGTCCGTGCCGGCACCGGGCTGGGGCTCGCCATCTCGCGCGGTTTCGTCGAGGCGATGCATGGCACGATATCGGCCGCCAATCGTGCCGATCGCTCTGGAGCCATTATCACTATTCGACTGCCCGTCCCGGACTCCGATAGCGCGCTGGATACCGCCGCATGA
- the ku gene encoding non-homologous end joining protein Ku, whose product MAPRAYWKGSLKLSLVSCPVVLYPASTSVEKTRFHMINKETGNRLKQQMIDAETGDVVESDQKGRGYELKKGQYVEIEKEELEAVQIESNHTIEIDSFVPRDEIDKRYFNHPYYIAPDGKVAVDAFAVIRDAMRDEERVALARIVLTNREHVMAIEPLGKGLLGTTLRYPYELRDEDDFFDDIKTPKITKDMVELAGHILQSKAAHFDPSKFKDEYEDALKALVRRKASGKPVKVAEPEERPDNVINLMDALKASLKGKGATKRRAQAPASRRAPARRTARKAHRSTARHRKAG is encoded by the coding sequence ATGGCCCCCCGCGCCTACTGGAAAGGCTCGCTGAAGCTCTCCTTGGTGTCATGTCCGGTTGTGCTGTATCCGGCCTCGACATCGGTCGAGAAAACCCGCTTTCACATGATCAACAAGGAGACCGGCAACCGGCTGAAACAGCAGATGATCGATGCCGAGACCGGCGACGTCGTCGAGAGCGACCAGAAAGGCCGCGGCTATGAGCTGAAAAAGGGCCAGTATGTCGAGATCGAAAAGGAGGAACTGGAGGCCGTCCAGATCGAGAGCAATCATACGATCGAGATCGACAGTTTCGTGCCGCGGGACGAAATCGACAAGCGCTACTTCAACCACCCCTATTACATCGCCCCTGACGGCAAGGTCGCGGTCGATGCCTTCGCCGTGATCCGCGACGCCATGAGGGATGAGGAACGGGTGGCGCTGGCGCGCATCGTGCTGACAAACCGCGAGCACGTCATGGCGATCGAGCCGCTCGGCAAGGGCCTGCTCGGCACCACGCTGCGATATCCGTACGAGCTGCGCGACGAGGACGACTTCTTCGATGACATCAAGACACCGAAGATCACCAAGGACATGGTCGAACTTGCGGGCCATATCCTGCAGAGCAAGGCCGCGCATTTCGATCCCTCAAAATTCAAGGACGAATATGAGGACGCGCTGAAGGCGCTGGTGCGGCGCAAGGCTTCCGGCAAGCCGGTCAAGGTCGCCGAGCCCGAGGAGAGGCCGGACAACGTCATCAACCTGATGGACGCGCTGAAGGCGAGCTTGAAAGGCAAGGGAGCGACGAAACGGCGCGCCCAAGCCCCGGCCTCGCGGCGGGCGCCTGCGCGGCGGACAGCAAGGAAAGCGCACCGGTCCACAGCCAGGCACCGCAAGGCGGGCTAA
- the kdpB gene encoding potassium-transporting ATPase subunit KdpB, whose protein sequence is METMKLQKKATASAMFDPNIVLPAIRSAFAKLDPCLMVKNPVMFVVEIVATLTTVIFLRNLVTGGESLAFTFQIILWLWFTVLFANFAEAVAEGRGKAQALSLKKTRTESQAKLLEGPGKNYRLVSGTSLKVGDIVLVEAGDNIPSDGEVIEGVASVNEAAITGESAPVIRESGGDRSAVTGGTQVLSDWIRVRITAAQGSTFIDRMIKLVEGAERQKTPNEIALNILLAGLTIIFVFATVTIPSYAAYAGGSISVVVLVALFVTLIPTTIGALLSAIGIAGMDRLVRFNVLAMSGRAVEAAGDVDTLLLDKTGTITLGNRQATAFRPLRGVTEQELADAAQLASLADETPEGRSIVVLAKEKYGIRGRDMKELNASFIPFTAQTRMSGIDAGSSSVRKGAVDAILNYVDGGGAIRAVASGNAVRAVSGVLSEAAREIQAISDEVSKAGGTPLAVAKDGKLLGVVHLKDIVKGGIRERFAELRRMGIRTVMITGDNPMTAAAIAAEAGVDDFLAQATPEDKLKLIRDEQARGKLVAMCGDGTNDAPALAQADVGVAMNTGTQAAREAGNMVDLDSNPTKLIEVVEIGKQLLMTRGALTTFSIANDVAKYFAIIPAMFLAFYPQLEVLNVMHLASPQSAILSAIIFNALIIIALIPLALKGVAYRAVGAGALLRRNLLIYGLGGIIVPFIGIKAIDLAVVALHLA, encoded by the coding sequence ATGGAAACCATGAAATTGCAGAAAAAGGCGACGGCGTCGGCGATGTTCGATCCGAACATCGTGCTGCCGGCAATCCGCTCGGCCTTTGCAAAACTCGATCCGTGCCTGATGGTGAAGAACCCCGTGATGTTCGTGGTTGAAATCGTGGCCACGCTCACGACCGTGATATTCCTGCGCAATCTGGTGACCGGCGGCGAGAGCCTCGCCTTCACGTTCCAGATCATCCTGTGGCTGTGGTTTACCGTGCTGTTCGCCAACTTTGCCGAGGCCGTTGCCGAAGGCCGAGGCAAGGCGCAGGCTCTGTCGTTGAAGAAGACCCGCACCGAGAGCCAGGCAAAATTGCTGGAAGGTCCCGGCAAGAACTATCGTCTGGTATCCGGCACCAGCCTGAAGGTGGGTGACATCGTCCTGGTCGAGGCCGGCGACAACATCCCCTCTGATGGCGAGGTGATCGAGGGTGTGGCTTCCGTGAACGAGGCCGCGATCACGGGTGAATCCGCGCCTGTAATCCGTGAATCCGGCGGTGACCGTTCGGCGGTGACCGGCGGCACGCAGGTGCTGTCGGACTGGATCCGCGTTCGGATCACGGCGGCGCAAGGCTCGACCTTCATCGACCGCATGATCAAGCTGGTGGAAGGAGCGGAGCGGCAGAAGACGCCGAACGAGATCGCGCTCAATATTCTGCTCGCCGGCCTGACCATCATCTTCGTGTTCGCCACCGTGACGATCCCGAGCTATGCGGCCTATGCCGGTGGCTCGATTTCGGTAGTGGTGCTGGTGGCGCTGTTCGTCACGCTGATTCCGACCACCATTGGCGCGCTGCTGTCGGCGATCGGCATCGCCGGCATGGACCGGCTGGTGCGCTTCAACGTGCTCGCCATGTCCGGCCGTGCGGTGGAGGCCGCCGGCGACGTCGATACGCTCTTGCTGGACAAGACCGGCACCATCACGCTCGGCAACCGACAGGCCACGGCGTTTCGCCCCTTGCGCGGTGTCACCGAACAGGAACTGGCGGATGCGGCGCAGCTCGCCTCGCTCGCCGACGAGACGCCGGAGGGCCGCTCGATCGTCGTGCTGGCGAAAGAGAAATACGGCATCCGCGGCCGCGACATGAAGGAGCTCAACGCGAGCTTCATTCCCTTCACCGCGCAGACGCGCATGAGCGGCATCGACGCCGGCTCATCGTCGGTGCGCAAGGGCGCTGTGGATGCGATCCTGAATTACGTCGATGGTGGTGGCGCGATCCGCGCGGTCGCTTCCGGGAATGCGGTGCGCGCCGTGTCGGGCGTCCTCTCGGAGGCGGCCCGCGAGATCCAGGCGATTTCCGACGAGGTCTCGAAAGCCGGCGGCACGCCGCTGGCGGTCGCCAAAGACGGCAAATTGCTCGGCGTCGTGCATCTGAAGGACATCGTCAAGGGCGGCATCCGGGAGCGCTTTGCAGAATTGCGCCGCATGGGCATCCGCACCGTGATGATCACCGGCGACAATCCGATGACCGCAGCCGCCATCGCGGCCGAGGCCGGCGTCGACGATTTCCTTGCCCAGGCAACGCCGGAAGACAAGCTGAAGCTGATCCGCGACGAGCAGGCCAGGGGCAAGCTGGTGGCAATGTGCGGCGACGGCACCAACGACGCGCCGGCGCTGGCACAGGCGGACGTCGGCGTCGCCATGAACACCGGCACGCAGGCGGCGCGCGAGGCCGGCAACATGGTCGATCTCGATTCCAATCCGACCAAGCTGATCGAGGTGGTCGAGATCGGCAAGCAGCTTCTGATGACGCGCGGCGCGCTGACCACGTTCTCGATCGCCAACGACGTCGCAAAGTATTTCGCCATCATCCCGGCGATGTTCCTGGCATTCTATCCGCAGCTCGAAGTGCTCAACGTCATGCACCTGGCAAGCCCGCAGAGCGCCATCCTGTCGGCGATCATCTTCAACGCGCTCATCATCATCGCGCTGATCCCGCTGGCCCTGAAAGGCGTCGCCTATCGCGCCGTCGGGGCGGGGGCGCTTCTGCGCCGTAACCTGCTGATCTACGGTTTGGGCGGCATCATCGTTCCCTTTATCGGCATCAAAGCGATCGACCTTGCGGTTGTGGCTTTGCATCTGGCCTAA
- a CDS encoding response regulator transcription factor — MNAAQIKVLVIDDEPPIRKLLRMGLSTQGYDILEASNGKIALEKLAEGPALIILDLGLPDIQGHDLLRMIRGRNESVPIVVLSSRGDEAGKVQALDLGADDYLTKPFGMDELLARMRAALRHQLQVQGERPVFRAGDLSVDLVRRIIKVGEREVKLSPKEYELLRVLVQHAGKVLTHRFLLKELWDELTDAQYLRVYVRQLRQKIEADPERPQFVLTETGIGYRLRAPD; from the coding sequence ATGAACGCCGCCCAGATCAAGGTTTTGGTGATCGATGACGAGCCGCCGATCCGCAAATTGCTGCGGATGGGGCTGAGCACGCAGGGCTACGACATCCTCGAAGCCTCCAATGGCAAGATCGCGCTGGAGAAGCTCGCGGAAGGCCCGGCGCTGATCATCCTCGATCTTGGCCTGCCCGACATCCAGGGCCACGATCTCTTGCGAATGATCCGCGGCCGCAACGAGAGCGTGCCGATCGTGGTGCTGTCGAGCCGCGGCGACGAGGCCGGCAAGGTGCAGGCGCTCGACCTCGGCGCCGACGATTATCTGACCAAGCCGTTCGGCATGGACGAATTGCTCGCGCGGATGCGCGCAGCGCTCCGGCACCAATTGCAGGTGCAGGGCGAGCGGCCGGTATTCCGCGCAGGCGATCTCTCGGTCGATCTGGTGCGCCGCATCATCAAGGTCGGCGAGCGCGAAGTAAAGCTCTCGCCGAAGGAATACGAATTGCTGCGCGTGCTGGTGCAGCATGCCGGGAAGGTGCTGACCCATCGCTTCCTGTTGAAGGAGCTGTGGGACGAACTGACGGATGCGCAATATCTGCGCGTCTATGTCCGCCAGCTCCGCCAGAAGATCGAAGCCGATCCTGAGCGCCCGCAATTCGTGCTGACCGAGACGGGGATTGGGTATCGGTTGCGCGCACCGGATTGA
- a CDS encoding pyridoxamine 5'-phosphate oxidase family protein, translating to MAESVMYHEGNRQLQDRFDSRRISDRLEEKLMRKEFSADDKQFIEGLPYFFLATADAEGRPDCSFKGGAPGFVRITGPCELAFPDYDGNGMFKSLGNIVVNPDVGLLFIAMHGKPRRLRVNGRASVSDSDPLLSETVGAQLIVRVTARAIFPNCPRYIPTMSSIEPSIYVPQAGQDAPEPAWKGFADFKDCIHPRQPTFKG from the coding sequence ATGGCTGAGAGCGTCATGTATCACGAAGGCAACAGGCAATTGCAGGACCGGTTCGACAGCCGCCGGATTTCGGACCGGCTGGAAGAGAAGCTGATGCGCAAGGAATTTTCGGCCGACGACAAGCAGTTCATCGAAGGCCTGCCCTATTTCTTCCTGGCGACGGCCGATGCCGAAGGCCGGCCCGATTGCTCGTTCAAGGGCGGGGCGCCAGGGTTTGTGCGCATCACCGGGCCTTGCGAGCTCGCATTTCCCGACTATGACGGCAACGGCATGTTCAAGAGTCTCGGCAACATCGTCGTCAATCCAGATGTCGGCCTGCTGTTCATCGCCATGCATGGAAAGCCGCGGCGCTTGCGGGTCAACGGCCGCGCCAGCGTGAGCGACAGCGATCCGCTGCTGTCGGAGACCGTCGGTGCGCAGCTCATCGTTCGCGTCACCGCGCGCGCGATCTTCCCGAACTGTCCGCGCTATATTCCGACGATGAGTTCGATCGAGCCGTCGATCTATGTGCCTCAAGCCGGACAGGACGCGCCGGAGCCGGCGTGGAAGGGCTTTGCGGATTTCAAGGACTGCATCCATCCGCGGCAGCCGACATTCAAGGGCTAA